The genomic stretch CGAGACGGCGTTCAGCGCCGGCAGGAGCGCCGGCTGCGCCTCGGCGGTGGCCGCGTGCACCGCGGGGATGACGTTGTCGGCGTTCTGCAGCGCCTTGTCGTCCTCGAGGACCACGAGCTGGTCGCCGGGGACAGGGGCGCAGGTTTCGCCCGAGGCCTGGGTCGTGTCGCTGTCGGTGCTGCCGCCGGTGCCGGAGGAACCGGATTCGCCGCAGGCCGCGGTCAGGGCGACCGCGAGAGCCAGGGGAGCGATGATCGAACTGCGTGCGCGCATGGCGTGACGCCCCGCCTTCTGTGTCCCGTGGCGGTGTCTTCCACCACGCGTGTCTGGCGGGAGGACTCCCGCGGAGCACATGCAACCGCGCAGATCGCTTGCGCGCAATCGATCTCCGGCGACGCGTTGCCCTTCCGTTACCGCCGGGACGTCAGAGCGGCATGCCGGAGGCGGTCGGCTCCGGCGTGGCGACAGCCTGCGACCGAGGACGCAGGAACGGCAGGCGCCGCCTCCCGGGCGAGACCAGCCAGCTTCCGACGACGAGGACGAGTTCGGTGAGCAGCGACAGCGCGGCGATCAGGAGGGCGCCGGCGATCAGCAGCCCGTAGTTCTGCTGGCCGAAGCCGAGGGTGATCAGCCGGCCAAGCCCACCGCCGCCGACCAGCGCCGCCAGACCCGCCGTGGCGACGACCTGCACGGCCGCCGTCCGGATGCCGGTCATGACCAGCGGCAGGGCGAGCGGCAGGTCGACGCGGCGGATCACCTGCCCGCGCCGCATGCCCATGGCGCGGGCCGCCTCCCGCACGTCGGGATCGACCCCGCGGAACCCGACGAAGGTGTTGGTGAGGATGGGCGGGAAGGCGAAGACGGCGAGCGCGATGGTGGCCGCGCGGTTGCCGAAGCCGATGTCGCTGACGGCGAAGAGGGTGAGCAGCGCCAGCGTCGGGACGGCGCGGCTGACGTTCGACAGGACGACGACGGCGCCACCGCCGCGCCCGCTGGTGCCCAGCGCGATGCCGATCGGCAGCGCCACCGCCATCGCCGCCAGGACGGCCACCGCGGAGATGGCCAGGTGCACGCCCAGCAGGTCCAGGATCCCGTTGGGCCGCGTCCAGTTGAACGGGTCGTTGAGGTAGACGACGGCCTCGCCGAAGGCGTTCACGACCGGACCGCCCGGGTCCAGGGTGTCAGCAGGCGTTCGACACCGGCGAGCAGCACGTCCGCGGCCAGGGCGAGCAGCACGCACCCGAGGGTGCCGGTGACGATCTGGGCGCGGTAGAAGTTGGCGTTGAAGCCACCGGTGATCAGCTGACCGAGACCGCCGTGACCGACGAGGACCCCCACGGTGACCAGCGCGACGGTCGAGACGGTGGCGATGCGCAGCCCCGCCATGAACGCCGGCAGCGCCAGCGGGAGGTCCACCTGCGCGAACCGGCGCACCGATCCGTAGCCCATGCCCCGCGCCGCCTCCCGCACGTCGTCGGGCACGCCCTGCAGCCCCGCGAGGAAGTTGCGCACGAGGATGACCAGCGAGTACGCCACCAGGCCGATGAGCACGGTGGTCGCCGACAGCCCGGTGAAGGGGAAGATGAAGGCGAACATGGCCAGCGACGGGATGGTGTAGACGATCGTCGACAGCCCGAGGATCGAGCCGGAGAGCAGCCGGCTCCGTCGGGCGAGCAGCGCCAGCGGCAGGGCGATCAGCGCTCCGAGCAGGACGGCGCCGGCGGTGAGCCGGACGTGCTC from Blastococcus sp. PRF04-17 encodes the following:
- a CDS encoding ABC transporter permease yields the protein MNAFGEAVVYLNDPFNWTRPNGILDLLGVHLAISAVAVLAAMAVALPIGIALGTSGRGGGAVVVLSNVSRAVPTLALLTLFAVSDIGFGNRAATIALAVFAFPPILTNTFVGFRGVDPDVREAARAMGMRRGQVIRRVDLPLALPLVMTGIRTAAVQVVATAGLAALVGGGGLGRLITLGFGQQNYGLLIAGALLIAALSLLTELVLVVGSWLVSPGRRRLPFLRPRSQAVATPEPTASGMPL
- a CDS encoding ABC transporter permease, with translation MSALSGPVLAADEAPNPWFDGTYVVENWSTILRYAGEHVRLTAGAVLLGALIALPLALLARRSRLLSGSILGLSTIVYTIPSLAMFAFIFPFTGLSATTVLIGLVAYSLVILVRNFLAGLQGVPDDVREAARGMGYGSVRRFAQVDLPLALPAFMAGLRIATVSTVALVTVGVLVGHGGLGQLITGGFNANFYRAQIVTGTLGCVLLALAADVLLAGVERLLTPWTRAVRS